Part of the Kitasatospora sp. NBC_00374 genome is shown below.
CCCTCGGTTGCCCCGTCGCGGGCCGGGAAGCCGTCGCACCCGACGGATCGACAGGCGTGCGCTGCCGCCCCTCTCCTCCTCAGCTGACTCTCCGTCACACTCCGCTGTCCGACGGTTCCTCCCCGCCTCAGCCCGCGCCCCCGCACGCCCGTACGCCCCCGTGCCGGGGCCGGCCCCGGCGTGCCCGCGCCATCCAGGAAGGCCCGCACCATGCCCGTCGAGTTCCTCGGTATCGCCGCCACCGGCGACGGCTCGGAGACCACCCCCCGCACCACCGCGGCCTTCGACCGCGAGTACACCCTGCGCCTGGCCCGCGCCCATGAGGACCACGGCTGGGACCGGGTGCTGTTCGCCTACGGCGCCGGCGCGCCGGACCCGGCGCCGTCCGCCGCGTTCCTCGCCGCCAGGCTGGAGCGGCTGCAGATCCTGCTGGCGCACCGCCCCAACGTCTCGTACCCGACCTTCGCCGCGAAGACCTTCGCGACGCTCGACCGGATCAGCGACGGCCGGCTCACCGTGCACTTCATCACCGGCGGCAACGACCACGAGCAGCGGCGCGAGGGCGACTTCCTGACGAAGGACCAGCGCTACGCCCGCACCCGCGAGTACATCGGCATCGTCAAGAAGGCCTGGACCTCGCACGAGCCCTTCGACCACGAGGGCGAGCACTACCGGTTCAACGACTTCGTCTCGGACGTGTTCCCCGTCCAGCAGCCCAGGCCGAACGTCTCCTTCGGCGGGTCCTCCCCGGCCGCCTACGCGGCCGGCGGGGCCGAGGCGGACGTGTTCTGCCTGTGGGGCGAGCCGCTGGCCGCCACGGCCGAGCAGATCGAGCGGGTCCGGGAGGCCGCCGTGGCGGCCGGCCGGACCGACACCCCGCGGATCCAGGTCGCGTTCCGCCCGATCATCGCCCCGACCGAGGAGCTGGCCTGGGAGAAGGCGCACCGCACGGTCGACGCGATCAAGGCGCGGAAGGCCGGCGGCGACCTGGTCCGCCGCCGGCCCGCCGGCGGACCGGAGAACACCGGCTCGCAGCGCCTGATCGAGATCGCCGAGCGGGGCGAACGCTACGACCGCGCGCTGTGGACCCCGACCGCCGCGGCCACCGGCGGCGCCGGCAACTCCAACGCGCTGGTCGGCACGCCGGAGACGGTCGCCCAGGCCCTGCTGGACTACTACGACCTCGGCGTGGAGATCCTCTCCGCCCGGGGCTACGACCTGATCGGCGACGCCGTCGACTTCGGCCGGCACGTCATCCCGATCGTCCGCGAGGAGGTCGCCAGGCGGGACGCGGCCAAGGCCGCCCGGCTCGCCGCCGAGCACGGGGCGGCGCGGCGGCGGGACCGGCAGCAGCCGGTCGGGGTGCGGGCATGACCACCCCGCTGGTCGAGGTCAGACGGGTCCGGCTCGGCGACCCGCTGACCGAACCGCTGGTCCGCGAGCTCACCGAGGAGTACGTCACCCGGTACGGCCCGGGCGGCCGCCAGGAGATGTCCCGCTACTCCGCCGCCGAGTTCGCCCCGCCGCACGGCCTGCTGCTGCTCCTGCTGGCGGGCGGCGAGCCGGTGGCCGGTGGCGCGTACCGGCGCTACGACGAGTCCACCGCCGAGGTGAAGCGGATGTGGACGCACTCGGCGCACCGCCGCCGGGGGCTGGCCCGCCGGGTGCTGGCCGAGTTGGAGGCGGCCGCCGCGGCGGCCGGCTACCGGCGGATCCACCTCACCACCGGCCCGCGCCAGCCCGAGGCCAAGGGGCTCTACCTGGCCACCGGCTACACCCCGCTGTTCGACCCGGCGGCGGATCCGGCACCGGCCTTCGGCCCGCTGCCGTTCGAGAAGAACCTCACCGCACACCACTGAGAGGCACAGCCCCGTGAGACGCGCACTCCCCGCAGTCCTGGCCGCCGCCACCGCCGTGGTCCTGGCCGGCTGCAGCCCGGCCCCGGCGTCCTCCTCGCCCCGTGCTCCGGGAGCCTCCGCCGTCGCCGCGGCGAGCCAGGACGTGGTCGCGGCCGAGCAGAAGGTGGACTCGATCGCGGCGCTGCTGCCGGAGGAGGTCCGCACGGCGGGCACCCTCAGGCTCGGCGGCGCCGGCGGCGCGCCGCCGAGCGCGTTCTACCCGGACCCGGCCACCAGGAAGGCGGCGGGGATCGACGTGGACTTCGCGGACGCGGTGGCCAAGGTCCTCGGCATCACCATCCAGCGCGAGGAGGCGTCCTTCGAGACCATCCTCCCGGCGCTGGACAGCGGCAAGTACGACGTGGGCACCGGCAACTTCGGCGTCACCACCGCCCGGCTGAGGACCATCGACTTCGTCACCTACATCGACGACGGCCAGGGCTTCGCGGTGAAGAAGGACAACACCGCGATCCAGCCGGTCACCGACCTGGTCCAGCTCTGCGGCCTGACCATCGGCACCGGTGTCGGCACCACCTTCGAGACCACGCTCAACACCAGGAAGAACGTCTGCACCGACGCCGGGAGGAAGCCGTACGAGGTGCGGGCCTTCGCGGACAGCGGCGCGGTGCTGACCGGCCTCCAGCAGGGGCGGGTCGACGTGGTGATGTCCACCATCAACGGCCTGCGCTACCAGGCCGGCCAGGAGGCGTCCGGGACGAGGTTCCTGGGCGAGTTCCACCGGCTCGACGTCGGCTTCGCGTTCAAGAAGGGTTCGGCGCTGACCCCGGCCTTCCAGGCCGCCGTCAACCAGCTGATCAAGGACGGCACCTACACCAGGATCCTCCGGAAGTGGGGCACCGCCGACTCGGCGATCACCGAGTCGAGGATCAGCCCGCCCGAGCACCCGTGATCCCGTGTCAGCCCCCGCCGGCCGGCAGCCGGCCCCAACGGAGGAATCGGCCACCATGACCGTCACCACCACCGCCACACCGCCCACGGCCAGGTCCGACGCCCTGGCCGGCCTGAAGGTCGTCCCCGCCCGGCACCCCTGGCGCTGGCTCGCCGGCGCCGCCGCCGTCGTGCTGGTCGCCCAGTTCCTGCACGGGCTGGCCACCAACCCCGGCTGGGACTGGGAGACCTTCAACGCCTTCCTGACCACCGACAGCATCCTGCGGGCCGTCTGGACCACGCTCCAACTCACCTTCTACGGAACGGTCCTGGGCTTCGCGCTGGGTGCGGTCGTCGCCGCGCTGCGGCTCTCGCCCAGCCCGATCCTGCGGACCATCGCCTGGACGTACATCTGGGCCTTCCGGTCGATCCCGCTGATCGTCCAGCTGGTCTTCTGGTTCAACCTGTCCTATCTCTACAAGCGGCTCGGCGTCGGCATCCCGTTCGGCCCCACCGTCTGGCACTTCGAGACCATGGACGTGCTCGGGGCGCTGGGCGCCGCCGTCCTCGGGCTGGCGCTGCACCAGGCCGCGTACGCCGCCGAGATCATCCGGGCCGGCGTCATCTCGGTCGACGCCGGACAGCTGGAGGCCGCCGCCGCGCTCGGCATCCCGCGGCTGCGGCAGGCCTGGCGGATCATCCTGCCGCAGGCCATGCGCGGCATCCTGCCGAACGCCGCCAACGAGGTGATCTCGCTCTTCAAGGGCACCTCGATCGTCTACGTGATGGCGATCGGCGAGCTGTTCTACCAGGTGCAGGTGGTCTACGGCCGGACCGGCCGGGTGGTCCCGCTGCTGATGGTGGCGACCGCCTGGTACGTGCTGCTGACCACCCTGCTGTCGATCGGCCAGTACTACATCGAGCGGTACTTCGCCCGGGGCGCCGAGCGCACCCCGCCGCCGACCCCGTTCCGGCGCGCCCGCGCCTTCGTCCGCCAGATCCAGGAGAGCCGGCTCTCCGCACCCCCGGGAGGCCGTTCATGACCACGACCATGGTGGACGTCCGCGGCGTCCACAAGAGCTTCGGCCGGCTCGAGGTGCTGCGCGGGGTCGACCTGCAGGCCGAGGCCGGCTCGGTGACGGTGATCCTCGGGCCGTCCGGATCCGGGAAGTCCACCCTGCTGCGGGCCATCAACCACCTGGAGAAGCTCGACCGCGGCTATGTCGCGATCGACGGGGAGCTGATCGGCTACCGCCGCGCCGGCGACCGGCTGTACGAGCTCAAGGAGCGCGAGGTGCTGCGCCAGCGCACCCACCTCGGCTTCGTCTTCCAGAACTTCAACCTGTTCCCGCACCTCACCGTGCTGGAGAACCTGGTGGAGGCCCCGGTCAGCGCGCTCGGGGTGCCCAAGGCCGAGGCCCGGGCCCGGGCGCTCGACCTGCTCGCCCGGGTCGGCCTGGCCGACAAGGCGGACGCCTACCCGCGCCGGCTCTCCGGCGGCCAGCAGCAGCGGGTCGCGATCGCCCGGGCACTGGCGCTGGAACCCAAGGTGCTGCTGTTCGACGAGCCCACCTCGGCGCTCGACCCCGAACTGGTCGGCGAGGTGCTGGACGTCATCAAGGACCTGGCCCACAGCGGCACCACCATGATCGTGGTCACCCATGAGATCGGCTTCGCCCGCGAGGTGGCGGACACCGTGGTCTTCATGGACGGCGGGCTGGTGGTCGAACAGGGCCCGCCCGCCGAGGTCCTGGACGACCCCCAGCACGAGCGCACCCGCGCCTTCCTCTCCAAGGTCCTGTAACCACCCCTGCCCCGAACGGAGTTCCGCCATGTCCCTACCCCGTCGCGCCCTCGTCGTCGCCGCCGCCGCCCTGTCCGCCGCCCTGGTGCTCGGTGCCTGCGGCTCGTCCTCGGACGCCTCCGCCGACCTCGGCGGCACCAAGGGCAGCGTGGCGCCGAACGGAGTCACGGTGAACCTGACGGCCGACCAGAAGAGAGTCACCACCACCAAGGTGGACGCGATCGCCGCCCTCGTCCCCGAGGAGATCAGGAAGAGCGGCACCCTCCGGGTGGTCGACTCCCTGGGCACCGTGCCGCCCCTGGACTTCCACGCCACCGACGACCGGACCGTCATCGGCGCCGAACCGGACCTGGCGTACCTGATCGGCGACGTGCTCGGGCTCAAGGTCGAGCTCAACCCGGTCTCCTGGGAGAACGTCTTCGTCGGCCTGGACAGCGGCAAGTACGACGTCGGCATCACCAACATCACGGTGACCGAGGCCCGCAAGGAGAAGTACGACTTCGCCACCTACCGGCTGGACATCCTCGGGTTCGAGGCCCGGAAGGGCTCCGGCTGGAAGATCGCCGGGCCCGGGGACGTGGCGGGTCACACCATCGCCGTCGCCTCCGGCACCAACCAGGAGAAGCTGCTGATCGCCTGGAACGAGGCGAACGTCAAGGCCGGTCTGAAGCCGGTCGACATCAAGTACTTCCAGAACTCCTCCGACTACTACCTGGCGCTCTCCTCCGGCCGGATCGACGCCTACCTCGGCCCCAACCCGACCTCCGCCTTCCACGCGGCGCAGACCGGCGAGACCGAGGTGATCGGTACCTACTCCGGGGCGGGCGACCAGGTCCTGGGCAAGATCGCCGCCACCACGAAGAAGGACAACGGCCTGGTCAAGGCGTTGAACGAGGCCGTCAACGAGGTTGTCAGGAACGGCACCTACGGCCAGGTGCTGAAGCGCTGGGGCCTGGAGAACGAGGCCGTCCAGACCTCCGAGATCAACCCGCCCGGACTGCCCAGGACCGGCTGACGCCCGTCACACCGGCGCTTCGCCGGGGGCGGACCGGCCCGGGGCGTACGGGATGCGCTCCAGGACGCCGCCGGCGAAGACGTCGTAGAGCGGCAGGGTCTCCAGGTGCACGTAGCCGATGTGGCAGTCGCAGACCGGCAGCGGGCACGGGCGCGGCCGCAACTGCGCCCGGTAGGAGCCGTCGTAGAGGTTGCCGAGCGGCGGGCGCACGAAGTGGCAGCGGCGGACCGTGCCGTCCCCGTCGACCGAGACGACGGACTCGCCGGTGCGGCAGGGCCGCCCGCCGCTGGGGTGCGGGTCGCGGCTGTAGCCGAAGAGCGGGTCGAGGGCCGTCCACCCGGCGGCCTCGGGGTCGGTGTAGGTCCGGCCGTCGGCCGCGTTGATCCACAGGTAGACCTCGGGCGGCAGTTCGGCGCGCAGGCGCCGGGCCGGTGCCAGGTGCTCGGGCTCGCCGACCACGCCGACGCTGTACCTGGCGCCGAGCGCGGTCAGCTCCCGGCACCTGGCGAGGAAGCGCTCGTGGGTCACCTGGCCCGGGTGGTAGGTGATCCAGAACGCCAGGGTGTCCAGGTCGGCGTCGGCCAGCCAGTCGGTGCGGCAGCTGAAGTTGGTCTGGATCGCCACCCGCCGCACGTGCGGCAGCCGGCTCAGCTCCGCCAGGGCGCGCCGGTACCAGGAGCGGACCAGGCCCTCGCCCCACGGGGTGAACAGCAGCGAGAGGGTGTCGCCGCGCTGCCCGGCCGCCCAGGCGGCGAACCGCTCCAGGGCGGCCCGGTCGGCCCGCAGCTGGGCCGGGGTGTCCCGCCGCTTAGCGAACGGGCAGTAGGGGCAGTCGTAGTCGCAGGAGGCGAGCGGGCCGCGGTACAGGACGGTCAGGTCGAGCGGCTCCGGCGCCGCGGCGGCCTGGCCCGGCAGGCCCAGGAAGACCGTCATTTCGCCTCGTAGGCGGCCATCCGGGCGCGGACCTCGGCCGAGAACAGCAGCGGGCCGATCGCGTCGGAGTACGCCAGGCCCTCGGGGGTGAGCGCGAGGCGCGGGCCGGTCCGGTCGAGCCAGCCGCGGCTGTCCAGCTCGGCCAGCTCGACGGGGAAGTGCTCGGCCGGTCCGCCGCCGAACCGCGCGCGGTAGTCGGCGAGTTCGAGGCCGTCGGCCTGCAGCAGCGACTGGATCAGGTGTCGGCGACGGGCCTCGTCCCGGTTCATCGGGTGGCCGTGCTCGGCGTGCCCGAAGCCCTCGGTGGCCACGTAGTCGTCGATGATGCCGCGGACCTCGGTCGCGTTGACCGCGTAGTCGAAGGAGTAGTGCAGCCGGGAGGTGTACGAGCGGGCGCCGCAGCCGAGGCCGACCATGCCGTCGGTCTGGCAGGCGTACTCGCCGTCGCCCGCGGCGGGGGAGTCGAGCCGGCGGAACATCCGCATCGACACCTGCCGGTACCCGTTGGCCAGCAGGTGGTCGCGGCCGGCGCGGTAGAGGGCGAGGCGCTGGGCGTCCCAGCCTGCCCCGGACTCCTCGGCCGGGCGCCGGCCCAGGCCGGTCAGCGGCCGGACGTACAGCGGGTAGAGGTACAGCTCCTCCGGCCGCCAGGCCAGGGCCGCGTCGAGCGAGCGCAGCCAGCTGGCCCCGGTCTGGCCGTCGATGCCGTAGATCAGGTCGATGTTCAGCACCGGGAAGCCGGCCGCCCGGATCCGGCCGAGCGCGGCCTCCACGGCGGCCCGCTTCTGCGGGCGGACGGCCGAGCGGGCCTCCTCGTCCAGGAACGACTGGACGCCCAGACTGAGCCGGGTGGTGCCGCGCTCGGCGAGCACCGCCAGCCGGTCGGCCGTCGAGGTGTCGGGGGAGGCCTCCACGGAGAGCGGCACCGCGCGCAGGTCGACGCCCATCCGCCGCTCGGCGATGTCGCACAGCCGTTCCAGCTCGGCGGCGGTGAGATAGGTCGGGGTACCGCCGCCGAAGGCCGCCAGCGCGAACCGGGCGCCGCCGTCCAGGGCCTCCCGGACGGCGCCGGCCTGCCGCTCCAGCGCGTCCAGGTAGGCGGTGGTCAGGCCCTCGGGGCTGCCGATCCGGGTGAACAGGTTGCAGAAGCCGCAGCGCACCTCGCAGAACGGGATGTGCAGGTAGAGCGAGAGCGCGTGCTGCGGCTCGCCCGCCCACAGCTCGCGCAGGGCCGGGCGCTCGGGCAGCGGCCGGTAGGCGGTCTTGTGCGGGTACGCGTAGACGTACGACTGGTACGGCCGCGGGGGCTCGACGGCGGTGGTCATGCGGCGGGCCCTTCGGCGGCGGGGAGGGTGAAGTGGGCGTAGGGGACGGTCCAGACCACCTCGTGGCCGATCCGGTGGCCGGTGTACCCGTCCTCGCCGTACGCGGTGCCGTGGTCGGAGCAGACGATCGCGAAGCACGGGCGGCGGCGGCTCATCGCGGTGAACAGCCGGCCGATGTGCGCGTCCACGTACTCCAGCGCGGCGGCGTGGCTGGCCCGGGTGTCGCCGCTCTCGCGGGTGGCGCCGGGCAGGTGGAACCAGTTCGGCTGGTGCAGCGCGGAGACGTTGAGGAAGAGGAACAGCGGCTGCCCGTCCGGCTGCCGCGCGGCGACCTGCTCCGCCCGGGCCACCTGGGCCTCGAACGAGGTCGGCGAGGGCACGCCCATCTCCGGCGCCCAGTGGCTCTCCTGGAACAGGCCGGGCAGGACCGAGCCCAGCGGGCCCTGCTTGTTGAAGAAGCCGACCCCGCCGATACAGACCGTCCGGTACCCGGCGGCGGCCAGCGCGGACGGCAGGTCGGCGGTGTCGAAGACCCAGGTGCGCCGCTCGGTGGTCTCCGACCCGGCGAACCGGGCCGCGAACAGCCGGGGGTGCGGCCCGTCCGGGCTCGCCGGAGTGGGCAGGAAGCCGGCCAGGATCGCCTGGTGGGAGGCGTAGGTGAAGCTGCCGGGGGAGTGCCGGCGCTCCCAGCGGCCGCCGGGCAGGACGGCGGCCAGGTGCGGGATCCGCCCGGCGGCGGCGAGTTCCTCGGCCACGTCGAAGCGCAGTGTGTCGAGGGTGACCAGGAGCAGGTCGTGGCTGCCGACCACCTGGTGCATGTCGGGTATGTGAGCGGTCATCGCGGGGCTCCGGTCGGTGGTGCGGGGTGGTGCCGGTGGGCCGGCAGGGCGGCGATCTGGGCGCCGTAGGTGTCCAGGCCCTCGGCCGGCCCGCCGGGCAGGCCCGTCAGCCCGGGCAGCAGGTCGCCGAAGGCGTTCACCTCGCCGACCAGGCCGCGCCGCCAGCCGGCCACCGGCAGCAGGTCGACACCGACCATGGGGGAGCGGGGGAAGCAGGCCGCGGCCCGCTCGGCGGTCTCCAGCAGGCCGGGCCAGGCCGGGCCCGCCGCCGCGCGGACGAGTTCGGTGTCCCCCCGGGCGCCACCGAGGTGCAGGTTGGTCATCGGGTGGGTGCTGGTGCGCACCACGACGTGGGTCGCCCGGCCGGCGACCACCACCACCCGCAGGTCGGCGGACCGGCCCTGCTGGGACGCCTTGGGCACCCACTGCTCGACGTGCAGCCCGTCCGGCGCGAGCAGGTCGACCAGGGTCGCGACCTCCGACGGGGAGCGGTAGCGGCGCACCCGCAGCGAGTTGTACAGCCGCCCGTCCGCCAGCTCGACCGAGGTGGTGGCCAGGACCTGCCCGCGCGGGCCGAACTCCAGCGCCACCACCCCGGAGGCGGAGGAGCCGTGGGCGGGCTTGAGGAACACCCGGCGCAGCCCGGCCGTGGCCAGCCGTTCCGTCAACTCGGCCCAGCCGGACGGGCTCGGGCCCGGCAGGGCGCGCGGCACCGGCACCCCGGCGCCGTCCAGCAGCCGGTGCGCCCGGCGCTTGTCGAACATCACGGCGATCTCGGCCGGCTCCCCCAGCAGCCGGGCCCCCGGTGCCTCCCGGACCGCCCCGGCCAGCCGGTCGAGCGCGGCCGTCAGCCCGGCGTACCAGGCCGCGCCGCCCTCCACCCGGGTCGGTGCCCAGCCGGCGCCGAGCGCGGGGCCGCGCAGCAGCCGGTCGACCGTCCCGTCCTCGCCGGGGGACTCGATCCGCAGCAGCGTGCCGGGGGCGATCCGGTACGTGCCGCGCAGCGCGTCCTGCCAGGGCAGGACGGCCGGCTCGGGCAGCCCGGCGGCCCGGGCCGCAGCGGCGAACAGGGCGATCCGCCGGTGGCCCGGGTTGCCGAGGACCGTCAGCGCGGGCGCGGGCGCGGGCAGCGGGCCGGGAGCGGTGAGCGTCATGGGGTGCGGGGTCCGTTACGGTCGACGGACATGCGCTGCTCCTCGGTGCGGCGGGCGGAGTGAAGGAACTGTCTACCAGGCCCGGGCGACGACGCGGCGCCCGGGCGAGGCCTGCCGGCGGGTCACTCGGAGACCGCCACGTACCGCCACCGCTCGTCCGGCTTCCCGCCGCCGGAGAGGTCGATCTCCACACCGGGCAGGGCCTCGGTGAGCCGCTGCTGCATCTGCTCGGTGAGGTAGTGGTGGTGCAGGTCCAGCGTCCGCAGGTGGGTGAGCGGCTGGCCCTCCAGCAGGGCGCCGGCGCCCTCGTCGGTGAGCATCCCCATGGATAGGCCGAGGCGCTCCAGCCGGGCGACCACCGGTGCCTGAGCGACGGCGGCGGCGATCGCGTCCTGGGCGAGGCTGTCGAGCAGACCGAGCCGGCGCAGCGCGGGCAGCCGCGCCCCGTCCAGGATCGGGCCGAGGTCCTCGAGCGTGGCGTCCCCGCCGTACTGGTCGACCCCGAGCCAGAGCTCCAGCTCCTCCAGCGCGGGGAGGTCGCAGGCGCCGACGGCCCGGACCACCGAGCCGGGCAGACCGCCGGACTCGAACCGCAGCACCCGCAGCGCCGGGTGCCGGACGGGCTGCACCGTCAGGCCGCCGTTGCCGTCCCAGTCCTCGCTGGAGCCACGGACCACCAGCTCCTCCAACGCCGGGAACGCCGTCAGGAACGGCGTCACGTCGGACTGCTGGATCCAGGAGATCTCGCACTCCTCGAAGGTGACCTCGCCGAAGAACAGCGCCCGCAGCGCGGGCAGCCGCCCGGCGCTCTCCGTGATCAGGCGGACGGTGTCCTGCGCGGGCTCCTGCTCCTCCTGCCACCAGGAGCCGACCACGACCGCACGCACCCGGTCGGCGTCCACCGTGTCGAGGAACTGCTCCCAGCGCTGCCTGAAGGTCTCCTCGGACTCGTACTCGAGGCCGATCTTCCAGGCGACCGCGGCCGCGTCGGGCAGCTCCGCCTTCTCGTCCAGAGCGGGGACGAGGTCGAAGACCGGGAGGCCGTGGAAGTGCTCGATGTGCTGGGAGATGGCCATGCGCTGCTCCTGTGGCTGGGCGGGGTCGGACCTGTCTACCAGGCCCGGCCGACAGCCGCTCGACCGGGCGGGACCTACCGGCGGGTCACCTGGCGACGAAGCCGGGCCGAAGGCCGGCAGGCCCTCGAAAGCACCGGGGCGCGGGGCGGCCGCCGTGCGCCGCGTCGCGGGGAACGGGTTGTCAGACCGGCGCCCTAGCTTTCGGGGAGTGCATCCGACACCCCGTCGGAGCAACCGCGGGAGGCCTGATGTACCGCCAGGGTGACGTGCTGATCGTGCCGGTCGAGGAGAGCGCCGTGCCCTCCGTGGTGGCCGGGCTGCCGGCGCGGCCGCGCGATCCGCGGGGTCGGCTCGTGCTGGCCCTCGGTGAGGTGACCGGGCACGCGCACGCCGTGGTCGGCCCGGGTGAACTGCGCCGGGAGGCAGGTCCGTTCGGCACCGCGTGGCTGCGGCTGCCGGAGGGCGGCCGGGTGGTGCACGAGGAGCACGCGGTGATCGCGCTGCCCAAGGGCTGGTACCGGGTGGTGCGCCAGCGCGAGTACACCCCGGGCGCCGTCCGGGTCGTGGCGGACTGAGCAGCCGGTGACCGGCGATACGGAACGGAGAGATCCGATGGTGGTTCAGCAGCTGTCCTCGCCCCGCGAGGCGGTGGCCCGCTGGCGCGAGGTCGCGGCGGGCACCGGCCCCGCCGACCGGCCCGCGGTCGAGCGGGCGGTCCGCGCGGCCTACCGGGCGGCGGGCCTGGCCGAGCCCTCGGCCGTGCTGTGGTTCGGCTCGCCGCTGGAGGCGGCGCTCGCCGCGCTGGCGCTGCGCGGCACCGCGCCCGAGGGCCTGCCGCTCGGCCCGGCGGCGGCCGCGCCGGCCACGGCCGGCGTGCGGCCCGGCGGCGCGGTGAGTGTCCGGGAGGCGATCCGGACCCGCCCGTGGGAGGCCGCCCGGGAGCGGGTGCACGCCGACCTGGGCGCGTCCGGCTGGGCTGAGCTGTGGGCGCTGACCGGCGGCGAGCTGTGGCCGCAGACCCGCGCCCTGTCCGGCCGGATCCGGGACG
Proteins encoded:
- a CDS encoding ABC transporter substrate-binding protein translates to MRRALPAVLAAATAVVLAGCSPAPASSSPRAPGASAVAAASQDVVAAEQKVDSIAALLPEEVRTAGTLRLGGAGGAPPSAFYPDPATRKAAGIDVDFADAVAKVLGITIQREEASFETILPALDSGKYDVGTGNFGVTTARLRTIDFVTYIDDGQGFAVKKDNTAIQPVTDLVQLCGLTIGTGVGTTFETTLNTRKNVCTDAGRKPYEVRAFADSGAVLTGLQQGRVDVVMSTINGLRYQAGQEASGTRFLGEFHRLDVGFAFKKGSALTPAFQAAVNQLIKDGTYTRILRKWGTADSAITESRISPPEHP
- a CDS encoding ABC transporter substrate-binding protein produces the protein MSLPRRALVVAAAALSAALVLGACGSSSDASADLGGTKGSVAPNGVTVNLTADQKRVTTTKVDAIAALVPEEIRKSGTLRVVDSLGTVPPLDFHATDDRTVIGAEPDLAYLIGDVLGLKVELNPVSWENVFVGLDSGKYDVGITNITVTEARKEKYDFATYRLDILGFEARKGSGWKIAGPGDVAGHTIAVASGTNQEKLLIAWNEANVKAGLKPVDIKYFQNSSDYYLALSSGRIDAYLGPNPTSAFHAAQTGETEVIGTYSGAGDQVLGKIAATTKKDNGLVKALNEAVNEVVRNGTYGQVLKRWGLENEAVQTSEINPPGLPRTG
- a CDS encoding amino acid ABC transporter ATP-binding protein encodes the protein MTTTMVDVRGVHKSFGRLEVLRGVDLQAEAGSVTVILGPSGSGKSTLLRAINHLEKLDRGYVAIDGELIGYRRAGDRLYELKEREVLRQRTHLGFVFQNFNLFPHLTVLENLVEAPVSALGVPKAEARARALDLLARVGLADKADAYPRRLSGGQQQRVAIARALALEPKVLLFDEPTSALDPELVGEVLDVIKDLAHSGTTMIVVTHEIGFAREVADTVVFMDGGLVVEQGPPAEVLDDPQHERTRAFLSKVL
- a CDS encoding amino acid ABC transporter permease, with translation MTVTTTATPPTARSDALAGLKVVPARHPWRWLAGAAAVVLVAQFLHGLATNPGWDWETFNAFLTTDSILRAVWTTLQLTFYGTVLGFALGAVVAALRLSPSPILRTIAWTYIWAFRSIPLIVQLVFWFNLSYLYKRLGVGIPFGPTVWHFETMDVLGALGAAVLGLALHQAAYAAEIIRAGVISVDAGQLEAAAALGIPRLRQAWRIILPQAMRGILPNAANEVISLFKGTSIVYVMAIGELFYQVQVVYGRTGRVVPLLMVATAWYVLLTTLLSIGQYYIERYFARGAERTPPPTPFRRARAFVRQIQESRLSAPPGGRS
- a CDS encoding STM4014 family protein, yielding MTLTAPGPLPAPAPALTVLGNPGHRRIALFAAAARAAGLPEPAVLPWQDALRGTYRIAPGTLLRIESPGEDGTVDRLLRGPALGAGWAPTRVEGGAAWYAGLTAALDRLAGAVREAPGARLLGEPAEIAVMFDKRRAHRLLDGAGVPVPRALPGPSPSGWAELTERLATAGLRRVFLKPAHGSSASGVVALEFGPRGQVLATTSVELADGRLYNSLRVRRYRSPSEVATLVDLLAPDGLHVEQWVPKASQQGRSADLRVVVVAGRATHVVVRTSTHPMTNLHLGGARGDTELVRAAAGPAWPGLLETAERAAACFPRSPMVGVDLLPVAGWRRGLVGEVNAFGDLLPGLTGLPGGPAEGLDTYGAQIAALPAHRHHPAPPTGAPR
- a CDS encoding STM4012 family radical SAM protein — protein: MTTAVEPPRPYQSYVYAYPHKTAYRPLPERPALRELWAGEPQHALSLYLHIPFCEVRCGFCNLFTRIGSPEGLTTAYLDALERQAGAVREALDGGARFALAAFGGGTPTYLTAAELERLCDIAERRMGVDLRAVPLSVEASPDTSTADRLAVLAERGTTRLSLGVQSFLDEEARSAVRPQKRAAVEAALGRIRAAGFPVLNIDLIYGIDGQTGASWLRSLDAALAWRPEELYLYPLYVRPLTGLGRRPAEESGAGWDAQRLALYRAGRDHLLANGYRQVSMRMFRRLDSPAAGDGEYACQTDGMVGLGCGARSYTSRLHYSFDYAVNATEVRGIIDDYVATEGFGHAEHGHPMNRDEARRRHLIQSLLQADGLELADYRARFGGGPAEHFPVELAELDSRGWLDRTGPRLALTPEGLAYSDAIGPLLFSAEVRARMAAYEAK
- a CDS encoding GNAT family N-acetyltransferase; translation: MTTPLVEVRRVRLGDPLTEPLVRELTEEYVTRYGPGGRQEMSRYSAAEFAPPHGLLLLLLAGGEPVAGGAYRRYDESTAEVKRMWTHSAHRRRGLARRVLAELEAAAAAAGYRRIHLTTGPRQPEAKGLYLATGYTPLFDPAADPAPAFGPLPFEKNLTAHH
- a CDS encoding LLM class flavin-dependent oxidoreductase; amino-acid sequence: MPVEFLGIAATGDGSETTPRTTAAFDREYTLRLARAHEDHGWDRVLFAYGAGAPDPAPSAAFLAARLERLQILLAHRPNVSYPTFAAKTFATLDRISDGRLTVHFITGGNDHEQRREGDFLTKDQRYARTREYIGIVKKAWTSHEPFDHEGEHYRFNDFVSDVFPVQQPRPNVSFGGSSPAAYAAGGAEADVFCLWGEPLAATAEQIERVREAAVAAGRTDTPRIQVAFRPIIAPTEELAWEKAHRTVDAIKARKAGGDLVRRRPAGGPENTGSQRLIEIAERGERYDRALWTPTAAATGGAGNSNALVGTPETVAQALLDYYDLGVEILSARGYDLIGDAVDFGRHVIPIVREEVARRDAAKAARLAAEHGAARRRDRQQPVGVRA
- a CDS encoding STM4011 family radical SAM protein — encoded protein: MTVFLGLPGQAAAAPEPLDLTVLYRGPLASCDYDCPYCPFAKRRDTPAQLRADRAALERFAAWAAGQRGDTLSLLFTPWGEGLVRSWYRRALAELSRLPHVRRVAIQTNFSCRTDWLADADLDTLAFWITYHPGQVTHERFLARCRELTALGARYSVGVVGEPEHLAPARRLRAELPPEVYLWINAADGRTYTDPEAAGWTALDPLFGYSRDPHPSGGRPCRTGESVVSVDGDGTVRRCHFVRPPLGNLYDGSYRAQLRPRPCPLPVCDCHIGYVHLETLPLYDVFAGGVLERIPYAPGRSAPGEAPV
- a CDS encoding STM4013/SEN3800 family hydrolase; translation: MHQVVGSHDLLLVTLDTLRFDVAEELAAAGRIPHLAAVLPGGRWERRHSPGSFTYASHQAILAGFLPTPASPDGPHPRLFAARFAGSETTERRTWVFDTADLPSALAAAGYRTVCIGGVGFFNKQGPLGSVLPGLFQESHWAPEMGVPSPTSFEAQVARAEQVAARQPDGQPLFLFLNVSALHQPNWFHLPGATRESGDTRASHAAALEYVDAHIGRLFTAMSRRRPCFAIVCSDHGTAYGEDGYTGHRIGHEVVWTVPYAHFTLPAAEGPAA